The Candidatus Neomarinimicrobiota bacterium genome has a segment encoding these proteins:
- the mmuM gene encoding homocysteine S-methyltransferase, protein MYSPIEPFIEKYGMLLLDGGLATELEKQGFDLSTKLWSAQILLENPEAIKNVHLSYLEAGANCIISASYQASIKGFIEYGLSEREAITLLQKSVTLAIEARDEFMEGKESELLPLVAASIGPYGAVLADGAEYRGDYAVSKNELLEFHKQRWEILAVSPADLLAIETIPSIREAEVILELLQQTPDLFAWVSFSCKDGEHISDGTPIKECVSLFNECDGVVAVGVNCTPPRYISSLIEHIRAGAPDKHIVVYPNSGELYNGENRTWSGSSEPLECGKDAGKWYRNGAKLIGGCCRMGPEHIRAIREKFEAM, encoded by the coding sequence ATATACTCGCCAATAGAACCGTTTATTGAGAAGTATGGTATGCTTCTGCTGGATGGAGGACTCGCCACCGAGCTGGAAAAGCAAGGATTCGATTTAAGCACAAAGCTTTGGTCGGCACAAATATTGTTGGAAAATCCTGAAGCGATAAAAAATGTGCATCTGTCATATCTTGAAGCAGGCGCTAACTGCATCATATCGGCAAGTTATCAGGCATCTATCAAAGGTTTTATTGAGTATGGACTCTCAGAGAGAGAAGCCATAACCCTTTTACAAAAGTCTGTGACTCTGGCAATAGAAGCCCGTGATGAGTTTATGGAGGGTAAAGAATCGGAACTGTTGCCGCTCGTCGCAGCGAGCATTGGTCCATATGGCGCTGTTCTTGCTGATGGTGCGGAATATCGAGGTGATTACGCTGTTTCTAAAAATGAATTATTAGAGTTCCATAAGCAGAGATGGGAGATTCTTGCGGTTTCGCCTGCTGATTTATTAGCTATCGAAACTATCCCCAGCATCAGAGAAGCGGAAGTGATATTGGAGCTGCTCCAACAAACGCCTGATCTGTTCGCATGGGTAAGTTTTTCGTGTAAAGACGGCGAGCATATCAGTGATGGAACTCCGATAAAAGAATGTGTTTCGCTTTTTAATGAGTGTGACGGAGTGGTTGCCGTTGGAGTGAATTGCACACCGCCTCGTTACATATCTTCTTTGATCGAGCATATCAGAGCAGGTGCGCCGGATAAGCATATTGTCGTTTATCCGAATTCCGGAGAGCTTTACAACGGGGAAAATCGGACCTGGTCCGGCAGTTCAGAACCGCTTGAGTGCGGCAAAGATGCCGGAAAATGGTACCGCAATGGCGCCAAATTGATTGGAGGCTGTTGCAGAATGGGACCGGAGCATATCAGAGCAATACGGGAGAAGTTTGAGGCAATGTGA
- a CDS encoding ammonium transporter: MSATVFVIALSAYAFAGNTPDSNAEALDMVWTLIAAFLVFFMQAGFAMVETGFTRSKNAVNIMMKNLVDFSFGALGYWAVGFALMFGAGNAFFGSEGFFLNNVTEPFQYAYWIFQAVFAATAATIVSGAVAGRIKFSSYIIYSVVITTLIYPVSGHWIWGGGWLSSLETPMIDFAGSTVVHSVGGWAALAGAIVVGPRIGRYTNVIGPIRGHSLTLASLGVFILWFGWYGFNAGSTTSGTDLTIAIITVTTTLAASAGVVSAMITSWLREGKPDIGMSLNGALAGLVSITAGTANVSPLSAVLIGVIGGIIVNYSVALFDRLKIDDPVGAISVHGVCGAWGTLAVGFFAQESFGGVNGLFFGGGINLLFAQLLGVMTVFIWSFGLSMVMFLILKRTMGIRVTKEEEILGLDLVEHGAEAYPDFTVTM; this comes from the coding sequence ATGAGCGCGACTGTTTTCGTAATTGCCTTATCCGCATATGCATTTGCAGGAAATACGCCGGATAGTAATGCCGAGGCGCTTGATATGGTATGGACGCTCATCGCGGCGTTTTTGGTTTTCTTCATGCAAGCCGGATTTGCAATGGTCGAAACGGGATTTACCCGATCGAAAAATGCCGTTAATATTATGATGAAGAACCTCGTAGATTTTTCATTCGGCGCTCTCGGATACTGGGCGGTCGGTTTTGCGCTGATGTTCGGAGCGGGGAATGCATTTTTTGGGTCGGAAGGATTTTTCCTGAATAACGTAACAGAACCGTTTCAGTACGCGTATTGGATATTCCAGGCGGTATTTGCGGCTACAGCCGCTACAATAGTTTCGGGCGCTGTGGCAGGAAGGATAAAGTTCAGCAGTTATATAATTTACTCGGTGGTCATCACGACGCTTATTTACCCTGTTTCAGGTCATTGGATCTGGGGCGGTGGATGGTTATCATCTTTAGAGACACCGATGATAGACTTCGCGGGCTCGACGGTAGTTCATTCGGTTGGAGGATGGGCTGCTCTTGCCGGCGCTATAGTAGTGGGACCAAGGATAGGCCGTTACACTAACGTCATAGGTCCTATCAGAGGTCATTCTCTCACTTTGGCTTCGCTTGGCGTATTTATTTTGTGGTTTGGGTGGTATGGTTTTAATGCAGGCTCGACTACTTCGGGCACTGACTTGACAATAGCGATAATTACAGTAACTACCACACTTGCGGCGAGCGCAGGAGTCGTATCAGCTATGATAACATCATGGCTGAGAGAAGGAAAACCGGATATCGGCATGTCGCTTAACGGCGCGCTTGCCGGTTTGGTCAGCATAACCGCAGGAACAGCAAACGTAAGTCCGCTTAGCGCGGTCTTAATAGGAGTAATCGGCGGAATAATCGTAAACTATTCAGTTGCTCTCTTCGACAGATTGAAGATAGATGATCCTGTTGGCGCAATATCCGTCCACGGAGTGTGCGGCGCATGGGGAACTTTAGCGGTAGGGTTTTTCGCGCAAGAGTCGTTCGGAGGCGTGAACGGACTGTTTTTCGGAGGTGGAATAAATCTGTTATTTGCTCAACTCCTCGGAGTCATGACTGTGTTCATTTGGTCGTTTGGGCTATCAATGGTGATGTTCTTAATACTGAAGCGCACAATGGGTATCAGGGTAACTAAAGAAGAGGAAATACTCGGGCTCGATCTGGTGGAACACGGAGCTGAAGCATATCCTGACTTCACTGTAACGATGTAA
- a CDS encoding P-II family nitrogen regulator, which produces MKKLEAIIKPFKLDEVKEALVEIGIRGMTVSEVRGYGRQKGQSELYRGREYHIDFLPKVKIEVVVPDDKVEEAVRQILLAAKTGEIGDGKIFLSNVDDAIRIRTEESGNDALN; this is translated from the coding sequence TTGAAAAAACTCGAAGCAATAATTAAGCCGTTCAAATTAGATGAGGTGAAAGAAGCGCTTGTCGAAATCGGCATCCGTGGAATGACGGTGTCTGAAGTAAGGGGATACGGCCGCCAAAAGGGTCAATCGGAATTATATCGCGGAAGGGAATATCATATAGATTTTTTGCCTAAGGTGAAAATCGAAGTAGTTGTACCTGATGATAAAGTTGAAGAGGCGGTACGGCAAATTCTGTTGGCGGCGAAAACAGGAGAGATAGGTGACGGGAAAATTTTCTTATCAAATGTAGATGATGCTATCAGGATTAGAACGGAAGAATCAGGCAACGATGCATTAAATTAA
- a CDS encoding tetratricopeptide repeat protein, with protein sequence MAGKAFKLNSKEYPKSGNVWDSLAEGYMKTGDNKKAKKYYRKSLKLTPNNQNAKDMLKKLKEKE encoded by the coding sequence TTGGCCGGAAAAGCATTCAAACTAAATTCAAAAGAGTATCCTAAGTCCGGGAACGTTTGGGACAGTCTCGCTGAGGGGTACATGAAAACAGGGGATAATAAGAAGGCGAAAAAGTACTATCGTAAGTCGTTGAAGCTTACTCCTAATAATCAGAACGCGAAAGATATGTTGAAGAAACTCAAGGAGAAAGAGTAG